The following are encoded together in the Microscilla marina ATCC 23134 genome:
- a CDS encoding YfiT family bacillithiol transferase, translated as MTTTNLSYPIGQCIVPDPMSQAHFAQCIAEIADLPKQMRAATQDLQATQLDTPYRPEGWTVRQLVHHVADSHMNSYVRFHWTLTEPTPTIKAYDEKAWAALDYHQTMPIEVSLQLLDALHQRWVVLLRALTPNDLHKAFVHPATQQQVSLHEAVATYAWHGKHHVAHITSLRARMGW; from the coding sequence ATGACAACTACCAACCTTAGTTATCCCATTGGGCAATGCATTGTACCCGACCCCATGTCTCAAGCGCACTTCGCCCAGTGTATTGCCGAAATAGCTGATTTGCCTAAGCAAATGCGGGCTGCTACCCAAGACCTGCAAGCAACTCAGCTAGACACTCCTTACCGCCCCGAAGGTTGGACAGTACGCCAGTTGGTACACCATGTAGCCGATAGCCACATGAATAGTTATGTACGTTTTCACTGGACACTGACCGAACCCACCCCTACTATCAAGGCTTATGACGAAAAAGCCTGGGCAGCCCTCGACTACCACCAAACAATGCCCATTGAGGTGTCGCTACAGTTGCTCGATGCCTTGCACCAGCGTTGGGTAGTATTGCTTCGTGCCCTCACCCCCAACGACCTCCACAAAGCCTTTGTGCACCCTGCCACCCAACAACAGGTAAGCCTACACGAGGCGGTGGCTACTTATGCCTGGCACGGCAAACACCACGTGGCGCACATTACTTCGTTGCGGGCACGCATGGGGTGGTAA